The Erythrobacter sp. Alg231-14 genome has a segment encoding these proteins:
- a CDS encoding GNAT family N-acetyltransferase: protein MVDPAKELPPADLLVRLEAGSVFLEPFEDEHVPHLRKACAADPDIWQIYPLNFAEAGFDASLAIMRASPDFVMFAVIDANSGDLVGMTSFIRPTMFAVVEIGGTYIHPKVRGGAFNRTMKKLMIEHAFDCGFVKVEFRVDTRNKRSMAAVLKLGAKSEGVLRQNMVTWTGYRRDTAAFGLLKEEWTG, encoded by the coding sequence ATGGTTGATCCCGCCAAGGAATTGCCACCAGCCGACCTTTTGGTCCGGTTGGAGGCAGGCTCCGTCTTTCTAGAACCGTTTGAGGACGAACATGTGCCGCATTTGCGCAAAGCATGCGCGGCCGATCCCGATATCTGGCAAATCTATCCGCTCAATTTCGCAGAAGCCGGATTTGACGCATCGTTGGCTATAATGCGCGCATCGCCCGATTTCGTGATGTTTGCGGTAATCGATGCGAATAGCGGCGATCTTGTCGGCATGACCAGTTTTATCCGGCCAACAATGTTCGCGGTTGTTGAAATCGGCGGTACCTATATCCACCCCAAGGTTCGGGGCGGGGCGTTCAATCGCACCATGAAGAAATTGATGATCGAACACGCATTCGACTGTGGCTTTGTGAAAGTCGAATTTCGCGTGGACACCCGCAACAAACGGTCGATGGCCGCCGTTCTAAAATTGGGTGCAAAAAGCGAAGGCGTGCTGCGCCAGAATATGGTCACTTGGACTGGATATCGCCGCGACACCGCCGCCTTTGGATTGTTGAAAGAGGAATGGACCGGGTAG
- a CDS encoding thymidine kinase, with translation MAKLYFYYSSMNAGKSSSLLQADFNYRERGMATMLWTAELDTRSEGMVRSRIGLDARAHLYRPETQILDDIRAAHAVTPLDCVLIDEAQFLTEAQVWQVAAVADEIGIPVLCYGLRTDFQGALFPGSAALLGIADALVELKAVCHCGRKATMNLRVGEDGKAIKEGEQTEIGGNDRYLALCRKHFSAALNG, from the coding sequence ATGGCCAAGCTTTATTTTTATTATTCCAGCATGAATGCGGGAAAATCATCGTCTCTGTTGCAGGCGGATTTCAACTATCGTGAACGCGGGATGGCGACCATGCTTTGGACGGCGGAGCTGGATACGCGCAGCGAAGGCATGGTTCGAAGCCGAATTGGCTTGGATGCGCGCGCGCACCTTTATCGCCCAGAGACACAGATTTTGGACGATATCCGCGCCGCGCATGCCGTAACGCCGCTCGACTGCGTGTTGATCGACGAGGCCCAGTTTTTGACTGAGGCACAGGTTTGGCAAGTCGCGGCTGTCGCCGATGAAATCGGGATCCCGGTTCTATGCTACGGCCTGCGCACCGATTTTCAGGGGGCGTTGTTCCCCGGGTCGGCAGCATTGTTGGGCATCGCGGATGCGTTGGTTGAATTGAAGGCGGTCTGCCATTGTGGACGCAAAGCGACGATGAACCTGCGTGTTGGCGAAGATGGCAAAGCGATCAAAGAAGGGGAGCAGACCGAGATTGGCGGCAATGATCGCTATTTGGCGTTGTGCCGCAAACATTTCAGTGCGGCCCTGAATGGTTGA
- a CDS encoding AbgT family transporter, whose translation MASAASDTPKPEGMTGFLGWIERSGNKLPDPVFLFFYLIIALIAISVIAALSGVSALHPTSIDEATGAPLQIDAVSLLAADNIQRLWVEMPKTFTHFHPLGYVLVVMLGAGVAERSGFFAAGMASAVKGAPTALLTPVVALVAMLGNHAADAGYVVLIPLAGILFAAAGRHPLAGIAAAFAGVSGGFSANISPGQLDALLFGITEEAVAASALDPSWTANLAGNWYFITAMTVLYLPIIWYVTDRVIEPRLGAWTGGASAGMDADNPDPTEGDAALTSKGLRHAGLAALFVVGLWVAMVFAPGTPLVNEAACDGAAAGDCSIHSQLRPLYQSLVAAFFLLFLFAGWAYGRATGSIKDHRDLVNMMAESMKDMGYYLVLAFAAAHFVAMFSWSNLGLISAVHGAAAIESTGLPLPLVIGLMVLFAALLNLFVGSASAKWALLAPILVPMLMLLGISPEGATAAYRVGDSATNIITPLMVYFPLILIFAQRWQPNFGLGSLTAIMLPYSVWLLISGVVLIVAWFALGIPLGPDAPAEYLLPVAGAGG comes from the coding sequence ATGGCATCGGCCGCATCAGACACACCGAAACCCGAAGGCATGACCGGGTTTCTGGGTTGGATTGAACGCAGCGGGAATAAATTGCCCGATCCGGTCTTCCTGTTTTTCTATCTGATCATCGCGTTGATCGCCATTTCGGTCATCGCCGCGCTATCCGGTGTGTCTGCCCTTCACCCGACAAGTATTGATGAAGCAACCGGCGCGCCGTTGCAGATTGATGCCGTGAGCCTATTGGCCGCAGACAACATTCAACGTCTTTGGGTCGAAATGCCCAAGACGTTCACTCACTTCCACCCTCTCGGGTATGTCCTTGTCGTGATGTTGGGCGCTGGTGTGGCCGAACGGTCAGGCTTCTTTGCCGCCGGAATGGCAAGCGCGGTGAAAGGCGCACCGACCGCTTTATTGACGCCGGTTGTGGCTTTGGTCGCCATGCTCGGCAATCACGCGGCTGATGCGGGTTACGTTGTTTTGATCCCTCTCGCAGGCATATTGTTCGCGGCGGCTGGTCGGCACCCTCTCGCGGGTATTGCTGCTGCTTTTGCCGGTGTTTCGGGCGGTTTCTCGGCGAATATTTCACCGGGACAATTGGATGCCTTATTGTTTGGCATTACCGAAGAAGCGGTTGCGGCGAGCGCGCTTGACCCATCTTGGACTGCGAACCTAGCCGGCAACTGGTATTTCATAACGGCGATGACGGTCCTGTATTTGCCGATCATTTGGTATGTGACGGACCGCGTGATTGAACCGCGGCTCGGCGCTTGGACCGGCGGTGCTTCGGCGGGGATGGATGCGGACAATCCCGATCCAACTGAGGGTGATGCTGCTTTGACATCAAAGGGCCTGCGCCATGCGGGATTGGCCGCTTTGTTTGTTGTTGGCCTTTGGGTGGCGATGGTGTTTGCACCGGGTACACCGTTGGTGAACGAAGCAGCGTGTGATGGCGCGGCGGCAGGCGATTGTTCGATCCACAGCCAGCTCCGCCCGCTTTATCAATCGCTGGTGGCGGCGTTCTTCCTGCTCTTCTTGTTTGCCGGTTGGGCCTATGGCCGCGCGACAGGATCAATCAAGGATCACCGTGATCTGGTCAATATGATGGCCGAATCTATGAAGGACATGGGCTATTATCTCGTGCTCGCTTTTGCCGCAGCGCATTTCGTGGCCATGTTCAGCTGGTCAAACCTCGGTCTAATCTCGGCGGTGCATGGCGCCGCGGCAATTGAATCGACCGGATTGCCATTGCCTTTGGTCATTGGCCTAATGGTGTTGTTCGCTGCGTTGCTAAACCTGTTCGTAGGCTCTGCCAGCGCGAAATGGGCGCTGCTCGCACCGATCCTCGTACCCATGCTCATGTTGCTCGGCATTAGCCCTGAGGGCGCAACGGCCGCCTATCGTGTCGGAGACAGCGCGACCAACATCATCACCCCATTGATGGTGTATTTCCCGCTCATCTTGATCTTTGCACAACGTTGGCAACCCAATTTCGGACTGGGAAGTCTGACCGCAATCATGCTTCCATATTCTGTGTGGTTGTTGATTTCCGGCGTTGTGTTGATCGTGGCATGGTTTGCTCTTGGCATCCCTCTCGGTCCTGATGCTCCGGCGGAATATCTGCTGCCGGTCGCAGGCGCAGGCGGATAG
- a CDS encoding YceI family protein encodes MMHFLRAPTRSVTLAIFALFALTIPVGLGAQSDSDALNYRLDASNSNVTARVPFFGLSSKTASFPRMEGNVTIVPGAPERAVIDVTFDATALEAPDETTLERLRGERFFWVERYPDIRFVGRSLDLSSATRGTVTGELTARGVTRTETLDVTFTTDPTTSRGQSVNFAGQMEIDRREYGMRSYQLIVGNKVKIRLNARMVPR; translated from the coding sequence ATGATGCATTTCCTTCGTGCCCCTACGCGATCTGTCACGCTCGCGATCTTTGCGCTGTTCGCGCTTACTATTCCGGTCGGATTGGGCGCCCAATCGGACTCAGACGCGCTCAACTATCGGCTCGATGCCAGCAACAGCAACGTCACCGCGCGCGTGCCCTTCTTCGGCTTGTCGAGCAAAACGGCGAGCTTTCCCCGCATGGAAGGCAATGTCACGATCGTGCCCGGTGCGCCGGAACGCGCGGTGATCGATGTCACCTTTGATGCCACCGCACTCGAAGCGCCAGATGAAACAACGCTTGAACGGCTTCGTGGTGAACGGTTCTTTTGGGTGGAGCGGTATCCGGACATCCGGTTCGTTGGGCGGTCGCTTGACCTTTCATCGGCAACCCGTGGTACGGTAACGGGCGAATTGACGGCAAGGGGCGTAACTCGCACCGAGACGCTCGATGTGACCTTCACAACCGATCCGACCACCTCACGGGGCCAATCGGTCAATTTTGCCGGTCAAATGGAGATTGATCGCCGCGAATACGGTATGCGCAGTTACCAATTGATCGTTGGCAACAAGGTCAAAATCCGGCTGAATGCGCGGATGGTTCCGCGTTAA
- the rbfA gene encoding 30S ribosome-binding factor RbfA, giving the protein MAKRQDHTAEQQSVRVLKVGERVRHILSELLARQEVHDDVVSASNIAVTEVRLTPDLRNATAYVKPLLDAEEDAVVNALRQNTAFLQREVAKRLGLKFAPKLKFRKDESFAEADRIEELLRDPKVSRDLDYDPNDEGA; this is encoded by the coding sequence ATGGCTAAGCGTCAGGATCACACCGCAGAACAGCAATCCGTCCGCGTCCTTAAAGTGGGGGAGCGGGTTCGCCATATCCTGTCTGAATTGTTGGCACGGCAAGAAGTGCATGATGACGTGGTTAGCGCATCGAATATCGCCGTTACGGAAGTGCGTCTGACCCCCGATCTGCGGAATGCGACCGCCTATGTGAAACCGTTGCTGGACGCGGAAGAAGACGCGGTCGTCAATGCTTTGCGGCAAAACACGGCGTTCTTGCAACGCGAGGTCGCCAAACGGTTGGGATTGAAATTCGCGCCAAAACTCAAGTTTCGCAAGGATGAGAGTTTTGCCGAAGCGGACCGGATCGAAGAGTTGTTGCGTGATCCTAAAGTGTCGCGCGATCTGGATTATGACCCGAACGACGAAGGCGCCTGA
- a CDS encoding DUF1697 domain-containing protein yields MSRYLALLGSINIGGNRVKMVDLKAAFADAGFGDVTTVAASGNVILDDDRDSTTIEVQMESVLKQQFGFDSCVMLRSRDEVRAAIEENPFHGTGPQHGSDKMVHSIFLSQQPEQTRVDALIQQHATKGSERLAIGDRVLYLDYVHGVGVSDLSNKFLRRALGCTGTARNMNSLKNILSKME; encoded by the coding sequence ATGTCGCGTTATTTGGCGCTGCTCGGCAGCATCAACATCGGCGGCAATCGGGTGAAAATGGTCGATCTAAAAGCCGCCTTTGCAGACGCTGGCTTTGGTGACGTCACCACCGTCGCGGCCAGCGGCAATGTGATCCTAGACGACGACCGCGATTCAACGACCATCGAAGTGCAAATGGAAAGCGTTTTGAAGCAGCAATTCGGCTTTGACAGCTGTGTCATGCTGCGCAGCCGCGATGAAGTGCGCGCGGCCATTGAAGAAAATCCATTCCATGGGACCGGGCCTCAGCACGGCTCGGATAAGATGGTTCATTCCATTTTTCTCAGCCAACAACCCGAACAAACTCGGGTCGATGCACTAATCCAACAACATGCGACTAAGGGTAGTGAGCGGCTCGCTATTGGGGATCGCGTATTGTATCTCGACTACGTCCACGGCGTGGGTGTTTCGGACCTATCGAACAAATTCTTGCGCCGTGCATTGGGATGCACCGGGACCGCACGTAATATGAACAGCCTCAAAAACATATTGTCGAAGATGGAATAG
- a CDS encoding hotdog fold thioesterase — translation MRNHPHHPDDANSSPHTSLLGSEFAEFDETTQTATMRFTVKREMTTWRGGVQGGLVAGYLDDVMGYAYVAATDGEMAPLNLEISMSLIRLIPEGPLIGKGRVVKSGRKVIFLEGELYSEEGKLMARASSTALPTPRPSATDTGMV, via the coding sequence GTGAGAAACCATCCCCACCATCCTGATGACGCGAACAGCTCACCGCACACGTCATTGCTCGGTTCAGAATTCGCCGAGTTTGATGAGACGACTCAGACAGCAACGATGCGTTTCACGGTAAAGCGTGAGATGACCACTTGGCGCGGAGGCGTGCAGGGCGGCTTGGTTGCCGGATATCTCGATGATGTCATGGGCTATGCTTATGTTGCGGCGACCGACGGGGAAATGGCGCCGCTTAACCTGGAAATTTCGATGAGCCTTATTCGTTTGATCCCAGAAGGGCCGCTGATCGGAAAAGGGCGTGTGGTGAAATCCGGTCGCAAAGTCATTTTCCTCGAAGGCGAATTGTATTCTGAAGAAGGTAAATTGATGGCGCGGGCCAGTTCCACCGCTTTGCCAACACCGCGCCCATCGGCGACCGACACCGGTATGGTGTGA
- the infB gene encoding translation initiation factor IF-2, whose product MSDEPEKRTRKPLGLKRPVDAGEVKQTFSHGRTNKVAVEVKRRRKLLKPGETPAPEAAPEPTPAPAPEPAPEPAPVAKKPEPKPAAKAPAGETPQERVARLQREAEEARLKMAEEARKRDDEKAKQAAINEKQRAEENRKAEEEATKRAAEEAEAAAKAEAEAEVAAQEPAVEEEPAAKGTPTPAARKFTPVARPEPKRPEKKKKKEDKGGQSQDGGKDKRRSGKLTVTKALNEDEGRRARSLAALKRAREKERRMQGGGSSKPREKQVRDVIVPEAITVGELAKRMGEKGADLVKELFNLDMMVTVNQTIDQDTAELLVEQFGHNIEKVSEADVDIQTEEDVDPAETLKERPPVVTIMGHVDHGKTSLLDALRGANVTKGEAGGITQHIGSYQITAKNKQKITFLDTPGHAAFSEMRQRGANVTDIVVLVVAADDGIMPQTIEAINHTKAAGVPMIVAINKMDKPEANPDNIRSRLLEHEVIVEAMSGEVQDVEVSATKGTGLDELIEAITLQAELLELKARPDRDADATVIEAQLDKGRGPVATVLVTRGTLKRGDTFVVGTKSGRVRAIVNDAGKQIKEAGPSMPVEVLGLGGVPAAGDQLTVVEDEQRAREVAAYRQEKATEQRTALAPTSFDTMFNNMASNVIEWPVLVKADVQGSVQAIVTALHNISTDDIKVRVLHAGVGAITESDVTLAAASNAPIIGFNVRPNAKARDLVKRDGVRMMYYDVIYHLTEEVAKEMAGELGPERIETVVGRAEVKEVFKSGKRDKAAGLLVVDGVIRKGLFARLTREDVIVSATTIASLRRFKDDVDEVRSGLECGVVLEDTNDIKPGDQLEVFEVEERERTLEY is encoded by the coding sequence ATGAGCGACGAACCAGAAAAACGCACCCGTAAACCGTTGGGCCTTAAGCGACCGGTTGATGCGGGCGAGGTCAAGCAGACCTTTAGCCACGGCCGCACCAATAAGGTTGCGGTTGAGGTGAAGCGCCGCCGTAAGCTCTTGAAACCGGGCGAAACACCGGCGCCAGAAGCCGCGCCGGAACCAACCCCTGCGCCAGCGCCGGAACCCGCGCCGGAACCGGCACCGGTCGCGAAAAAGCCTGAGCCGAAACCAGCGGCCAAAGCGCCGGCTGGTGAAACACCCCAAGAACGCGTCGCTCGCTTACAACGCGAAGCTGAAGAAGCGCGCCTGAAAATGGCGGAAGAAGCGCGCAAGCGTGACGATGAGAAAGCCAAACAGGCTGCGATAAACGAAAAGCAACGCGCGGAAGAAAACCGCAAAGCGGAAGAAGAGGCCACTAAACGCGCAGCAGAGGAAGCCGAAGCGGCAGCCAAAGCAGAAGCCGAAGCAGAGGTTGCGGCGCAAGAACCCGCGGTTGAGGAAGAACCAGCGGCGAAGGGCACACCCACGCCAGCGGCACGTAAGTTTACACCAGTGGCGCGTCCAGAGCCGAAGCGGCCAGAGAAGAAAAAGAAAAAGGAAGACAAGGGCGGACAATCGCAAGACGGCGGCAAAGACAAACGCCGCTCTGGCAAGCTGACCGTTACAAAAGCTCTCAACGAAGACGAAGGCCGCCGCGCACGCAGTCTCGCCGCGCTTAAACGCGCGCGTGAAAAAGAGCGTCGTATGCAAGGTGGCGGATCATCCAAGCCGCGTGAAAAACAAGTGCGCGACGTTATCGTCCCCGAAGCGATCACCGTGGGTGAACTCGCCAAACGGATGGGCGAGAAGGGCGCTGATCTCGTCAAAGAACTGTTCAACCTTGATATGATGGTCACCGTCAATCAAACGATTGACCAAGACACCGCTGAATTGCTGGTTGAACAGTTTGGCCACAATATTGAGAAGGTTTCCGAGGCCGACGTTGACATCCAAACCGAAGAGGATGTTGATCCGGCAGAAACATTGAAAGAGCGCCCACCGGTCGTAACGATAATGGGCCACGTCGATCACGGTAAGACGTCGCTGTTGGATGCTCTGCGCGGTGCGAATGTAACCAAAGGCGAAGCCGGCGGCATCACGCAGCATATCGGCAGCTATCAGATCACGGCGAAGAACAAGCAAAAGATCACGTTCCTCGACACGCCGGGCCACGCGGCCTTTTCCGAAATGCGTCAACGTGGCGCCAATGTTACGGATATCGTCGTTCTTGTGGTGGCCGCCGATGACGGCATCATGCCACAAACGATTGAGGCGATTAATCACACGAAAGCCGCTGGCGTTCCGATGATCGTTGCGATCAATAAGATGGATAAACCAGAGGCCAATCCGGACAACATCCGCAGCAGATTGCTGGAACACGAAGTCATCGTCGAAGCGATGTCAGGCGAAGTGCAGGATGTCGAAGTGTCCGCAACCAAGGGTACTGGACTTGATGAGTTGATCGAGGCGATCACACTTCAAGCTGAATTGCTCGAGTTGAAGGCGCGCCCAGATCGGGATGCAGACGCTACCGTAATCGAAGCACAATTGGACAAAGGGCGCGGCCCAGTCGCGACCGTTTTGGTCACACGTGGCACGCTTAAACGTGGCGACACCTTTGTGGTTGGTACGAAGAGCGGTCGCGTCCGCGCTATCGTCAACGATGCCGGTAAACAGATCAAAGAAGCGGGCCCATCTATGCCGGTTGAGGTCCTTGGCCTTGGCGGCGTGCCGGCAGCTGGTGATCAACTAACTGTCGTTGAAGATGAGCAGCGCGCCCGTGAAGTTGCCGCTTATCGTCAAGAGAAAGCGACCGAACAGCGCACCGCTCTGGCCCCGACCAGTTTCGATACGATGTTCAACAATATGGCATCAAATGTCATCGAATGGCCAGTTTTGGTCAAAGCGGACGTGCAAGGATCGGTTCAAGCGATCGTCACTGCGCTCCACAACATCTCAACCGACGATATCAAGGTCCGCGTGCTTCACGCTGGCGTTGGTGCGATCACTGAAAGCGATGTGACTTTGGCAGCGGCTTCGAACGCACCAATCATTGGCTTTAATGTCCGCCCGAATGCAAAGGCGCGCGACTTGGTTAAGCGCGATGGTGTTCGGATGATGTATTACGATGTGATCTATCATCTGACCGAAGAAGTCGCGAAGGAAATGGCCGGTGAGCTTGGCCCAGAACGGATCGAAACCGTTGTTGGCCGCGCCGAAGTCAAAGAAGTCTTCAAATCGGGCAAACGCGACAAGGCCGCTGGTCTTCTCGTGGTGGACGGCGTTATCCGCAAAGGGCTTTTCGCGCGTCTTACCCGCGAAGATGTCATCGTATCGGCGACGACAATCGCTTCGCTGCGTCGGTTTAAGGACGACGTGGACGAAGTCCGCTCCGGCCTCGAATGCGGCGTGGTGCTCGAAGACACGAACGACATCAAGCCGGGCGACCAGCTGGAAGTCTTCGAAGTTGAAGAGCGAGAGCGGACATTGGAGTATTGA
- a CDS encoding DUF448 domain-containing protein, which produces MRTPPNESLTSDIAEAPASQSSAQEIGSERRCVLSGEVHPRAELIRLAVSPSGEVLPDPNAKAPGRGAWIAPDRAALESAVSDGLLKRALMRAFKGGPEGETLSYSDDLPQAVEAALTRTLLDRLGLEMRGGNIVLGSSRIEEQARTGRISLLLHASDSSEDGRKKLDQAWRVGSDAEGSGMRGSVLPLDRGALSVALGRENVVHLGVSSQNDGAKNTTRASDRVGQAIGRLSRYKGMAGFVVGNDPPG; this is translated from the coding sequence ATGCGGACTCCACCCAATGAGAGCCTGACGTCCGACATCGCTGAAGCGCCTGCTTCCCAATCTTCCGCACAGGAAATTGGGAGCGAGCGGCGCTGTGTTCTTTCTGGCGAGGTCCATCCGCGCGCAGAACTTATCCGACTTGCGGTATCGCCAAGCGGCGAAGTCCTGCCGGATCCCAATGCAAAGGCACCGGGACGGGGCGCATGGATTGCACCCGACCGTGCGGCGTTGGAATCCGCCGTGTCAGATGGGCTTTTGAAGAGAGCGTTGATGCGCGCCTTTAAAGGTGGGCCTGAAGGGGAAACCCTTTCCTACAGCGACGATTTGCCGCAAGCGGTAGAGGCGGCGTTGACGCGGACCTTACTTGATCGATTGGGTTTGGAAATGCGCGGGGGCAACATTGTTCTCGGATCGAGCCGGATCGAAGAACAAGCCCGCACCGGACGGATTTCATTGTTGTTGCATGCCAGCGACAGCAGTGAAGATGGTCGCAAAAAATTGGACCAAGCATGGCGTGTAGGCAGCGATGCCGAAGGGTCAGGAATGCGTGGGAGCGTCTTGCCACTGGACCGGGGTGCTCTGTCTGTGGCATTGGGCCGTGAAAATGTCGTCCATTTGGGCGTTTCGTCTCAGAATGATGGGGCGAAAAACACCACCCGCGCGTCAGACCGCGTGGGTCAGGCGATAGGGCGCCTCTCGCGATACAAAGGGATGGCGGGTTTTGTTGTTGGGAACGATCCTCCCGGATAG
- the nusA gene encoding transcription termination factor NusA, whose amino-acid sequence MASAISANKAELLAIAKSVASEKMIDESIVIEAMEEAIQKSARNRYGAENDIRAKLDSVTGDLTLWRVVEVVEEVEDYFKQVDLKAAQKLQDGASVGDFIVDPLPPVDLGRIDAQSAKQVIFQKVRDAERERQFDEFKDRAGEVITGVIKSVEFGHVIVNLGRAEGVIRRDQQIPREAARTNERVRALITKVERNNRGPQIFLSRGAPDFMRKLFAQEVPEIYDGIIEIKAAARDPGSRAKIGVISHDSSIDPVGACVGMKGSRVQAVVQELQGEKIDIIPWSDDIATFVVNALQPATVARVVLDEEEGRIEVVVPDDQLSLAIGRRGQNVRLASQLTGHQIDIMTEEEASEKRSKEFAERSKMFEEELDVDETLSQLLVAEGFAMLEEVAYVDNSELAAIEGFDEELGEELQNRAKEALDRQEETHRAARRELGVEDDLATMPHLSEAMLVVLGKAGIKTLDDLADLATDELIAKKREAPRRRNNADGPPLRRPQREQDKGGVLGEYGLSEEQGNEIIMAARAHWFEDEEPAAAPETQEAADADSTQ is encoded by the coding sequence ATGGCCAGTGCCATTTCCGCCAACAAGGCAGAACTGCTCGCGATTGCGAAGTCCGTTGCATCGGAAAAGATGATCGACGAATCCATCGTCATCGAAGCGATGGAAGAAGCGATTCAGAAATCGGCTCGTAACCGGTACGGTGCGGAAAACGATATCCGTGCAAAGCTCGACTCGGTGACCGGCGATTTGACGCTGTGGCGCGTTGTTGAAGTTGTTGAAGAGGTCGAAGATTACTTCAAGCAGGTCGATTTGAAAGCCGCTCAAAAACTTCAGGACGGCGCAAGCGTTGGCGATTTCATCGTTGACCCGCTGCCTCCGGTTGATCTTGGCCGCATCGATGCGCAATCGGCAAAGCAAGTGATCTTTCAAAAGGTCCGCGATGCAGAGCGTGAGCGTCAGTTTGACGAATTCAAAGACCGCGCAGGCGAAGTCATCACCGGTGTGATCAAATCTGTCGAATTCGGGCATGTGATCGTGAACCTAGGTCGCGCCGAAGGTGTTATCCGTCGCGATCAACAAATCCCTCGCGAAGCGGCGCGCACGAACGAGCGTGTTCGTGCGCTCATCACGAAAGTTGAGCGGAACAATCGTGGTCCGCAAATTTTCCTTTCGCGCGGTGCGCCTGATTTCATGCGCAAATTGTTCGCGCAAGAAGTGCCAGAGATTTACGACGGTATCATTGAGATCAAAGCCGCTGCGCGCGATCCAGGCAGCCGCGCCAAAATCGGCGTTATCAGCCATGACAGTTCGATCGATCCGGTCGGTGCCTGTGTTGGTATGAAGGGTAGCCGGGTTCAAGCCGTCGTGCAGGAGTTGCAGGGCGAAAAGATCGACATCATCCCATGGTCCGATGACATCGCAACCTTCGTTGTGAACGCTCTGCAACCTGCAACGGTTGCTCGCGTTGTTCTTGACGAAGAAGAAGGCCGCATCGAAGTGGTCGTGCCCGATGATCAATTGTCTCTTGCGATTGGTCGCCGTGGTCAAAACGTGCGTCTGGCCAGCCAATTGACCGGGCACCAGATTGACATCATGACCGAAGAAGAAGCTTCGGAAAAACGCTCCAAGGAATTCGCAGAGCGGTCCAAGATGTTCGAAGAAGAACTGGATGTGGACGAAACGCTGTCGCAGCTTCTCGTCGCTGAAGGCTTCGCGATGTTGGAAGAAGTCGCTTATGTCGACAATTCCGAATTGGCCGCAATCGAAGGTTTCGATGAAGAGCTGGGCGAAGAGCTTCAAAATCGCGCCAAGGAAGCGTTGGACCGGCAGGAAGAAACCCACCGTGCCGCGCGCCGCGAATTGGGCGTAGAAGACGACCTGGCAACGATGCCGCATCTTTCAGAAGCGATGTTGGTTGTTTTGGGTAAAGCTGGAATCAAAACGCTTGATGATCTTGCGGATCTCGCGACCGATGAATTGATCGCGAAGAAACGCGAAGCACCGCGCCGTCGCAACAACGCGGACGGGCCGCCATTGCGCCGCCCTCAACGCGAGCAAGACAAAGGCGGTGTGCTGGGTGAATACGGGCTAAGCGAAGAGCAAGGCAACGAAATCATCATGGCTGCGCGTGCGCATTGGTTTGAAGATGAAGAGCCGGCTGCGGCTCCTGAAACGCAGGAGGCCGCTGATGCGGACTCCACCCAATGA
- the rimP gene encoding ribosome maturation protein RimP, whose protein sequence is MTDIARLTDLIEPEATALGFDLVRVKMMPSEAGDGGEALQIMAEDPATGQLVIEQCAELSRAVSAMMDAREEAGEMLIEGAYHLEVSSPGIDRPLTRDKDFADWAGHVARIVMDKGFGDGDTKRVYKGDLIGITDGVISIDDAKTGPASLPVDQIHAAKLVLTDALIAATKPIDTDGVDEVSEDTESSDLEEKADN, encoded by the coding sequence ATGACCGATATCGCACGCTTGACCGACCTGATCGAACCAGAGGCTACCGCTCTCGGGTTTGACTTGGTGCGCGTAAAGATGATGCCATCGGAGGCTGGGGACGGCGGCGAAGCGCTCCAAATCATGGCGGAAGATCCGGCCACCGGACAACTTGTGATTGAACAATGTGCGGAACTTTCGCGCGCTGTGTCTGCGATGATGGATGCACGTGAAGAAGCGGGCGAGATGCTGATTGAAGGGGCGTACCACCTCGAAGTGTCATCGCCGGGCATCGATCGGCCATTGACCCGCGATAAGGACTTTGCCGATTGGGCCGGACATGTCGCGCGCATTGTGATGGATAAAGGCTTCGGCGATGGCGATACAAAGCGCGTTTATAAAGGCGATTTGATCGGCATCACTGACGGCGTCATCTCCATAGATGATGCAAAAACCGGACCGGCTTCGTTGCCAGTCGACCAAATTCACGCGGCAAAACTCGTTCTGACGGACGCGTTGATTGCTGCAACCAAACCGATCGACACCGATGGTGTTGATGAAGTATCCGAAGACACAGAATCCTCTGATTTAGAAGAAAAGGCAGACAACTGA